A window of Maioricimonas rarisocia genomic DNA:
GCAGCCCCTCCGGTGAGCAGGACGAGCGGTCCACCAGTCATGGCTGCAGGCCCGCCGGTTTCCTCCAGTTCGCGGCCGGCCAGGTGCATCTGCCGCCGCAGCAGTCCGTTCACCGCGCCGACGTGGCCCCAGTACAGGCCGCTGGTGATCGCTGCCTCGGTATTGCGGCCGACCTCGTCGGGCAGGGACTCGCGAGCGAGCAGCTCGTGCATCGGGATGTGCGGCAGCAGGGCGGTGTACTGGTTCAGAGCCCGGGCACACAGCTCAAAGCCCGGCAGAATCGCACCGCCACAAAACGTACCGTCGGCGTTAACGTAGTCGATTGTGGTGGCCGTACCGCTGTCGATGAGGATTGCCGGCTCCCCTTCGCTGCGAATCTGATTGGCCGCGATCGCGTTCAGCAATCGGTCGATGCCGACTTTCTCCGGGAAGTCGACGTCGATCTTCAACGGCAGCGAACTGCGATCAGAGAGTCTGAGAGGCTGCGGAAGTGTAACGGGCCACTCGGCGACGATCCGTTCCACCTCGGCCGGGTTGGAGCCCGTAATGATGGCCGGCGTTGCCGGATCGGTCACTCCAATTGCTGCTGGATCGACGGCGGCACCGGTTGCGAACGCCCACTGGCCGGCACATTCTGGCAGGACCCGGGACGCCTCCGGCTCGACGCGGAAGAGTCCGCACTTGATCCGTGTGTTGCCCGCATCGATCGCCAGCAAAGTGAGTACGTCGGAAGACATAGGCGGTCAGCTCTTTCGGGAAACCGGTTCAATGCCGGTTTCCCGTCCTCAGGACGTGTGCGTCAGACCAGTCCGCTTTCGCCGGACAATGGGAGTGAACCACTCCGGGGCCTGCCGCGAATTCAAGTCGTTGCCGCCTCAGCAGCCGGTCAGCCTTCCTTGATCGCAGTGATAATATCGGTGACCGCGTCCTTGCCGTCGCCGAAGAGCATCAGGGCATTGTCCGCGGAAAACAGCGGATTGGGAATCCCGGCAAAGCCCGGCGAGAGGCTGCGCTTGATGACGACGCTGGTGCGGGCCTTGTCGACGTTGATGATCGGCATGCCGGCGATCGGGCTGTTGGGGTTCGTGCGGGCATCGGGATTCACCGTGTCGTTGGCCCCGATCACGATGCAGACGTCCGTCTGTTCCATCGTCGAGTTGATGTCGTCCATCTCCTTGAGGAGATCGTACGGAATATCTGCCTCGGCGAGCAGGACATTCATGTGACCCGGCATGCGGCCGGCGACCGGATGAATCCCGAACTCGACCTCCATCCCACGTTCCATCAGCAGGTTGGCCAGGTCCCGGACGGAGTGCTGTGCCTGGGCAACCGCCATTCCGTAGCCGGGGACGATCACCACCCGACGGGCGACATCCAGCAGCATGGCGACCTCTTCGGCCGAGGTCGATTTGACGTTCGTGTACACCTCGTCGGCCGATTTCGTGTCCGCCGACGGTCCCAGTGTTCCGAACAGCACGGCCGGCAACGAGCGATTCATCGCGTCGCACATGATCATCGTCAGGATGATTCCCGACGCACCGACGAGCGAACCGGAGATAATCAGCACGTTGTTCTGCAGCACGAAACCGGTCGCCGCAGCAGCCAGACCCGAGTAGGAGTTCAGCAGGGCAATCACCACCGGCATGTCGGCACCGCCGATGGCGATCGTCAGGCTGTAGCCCAGTCCCAGGGCGACGAGGACGATCAGCCAGTAGTAGGTGTCTGTCGCGGGATTGGCGACGAGCAGGCCGCACAGCAGGAGGGCAACGAGGCCCAGAACGCCGTTGACGATGTTCGACATCGGCAGCGGCTTGACCTTCTTCATGAACTTGAATTCGGCCAGTTTGGCGAAGGCGACGAGACTGCCGGAAAGCGTCACCGTCCCGATCAGCCCCGAGGCGGCCGTGGCGATCGCGACGTCGGTCGTGGCGTCGTCGGTGCGCAGGAACTCGGCCCCGGCCACGAGGGTGGAGGCAACACCACCGAAGCCGTTGAACAGGGCAACCATTTCCGGCATCTGCTCCATCTTCACGCGAGTGGCGAAGAGAGCGCCGATGGCTCCACCGATGACGATACCGGTCAGGATCGTGCCGAACGTCAGGACCTGCTGATCGAACAGCGTGACAATCACCGCCAGCAGCATGGCGCAGGCACCGGTCAGGTTGCCTCGCACGGCCGTCCGGGGACGGGTCAGTCCCTTCAGACCGAAGATGAACAGAACTGCGGCGACCAGATAGGCGAGGTCAATCCAGGTGCGATTCAACGTTTGGTCCTTCCTGTCGGCAATGCACCGCGGCGTGCCAGGGACTCCCGTGCGTGACGCGGTTCAGATCTGCATTCTCGAAGGAGTGTGTGTGATGTCTGTCAGTGATGATCTCGAGACGGCCGCCGGGTTGCGGGTCAGTCGCGACGCTGGAATTTGCCCAGCATGCGGTGCGTGACCATAAATCCGCCCACCACGTTGACCGTGGCCAGAATGACGGCCATCAGGCCGAGAAACTTGGCGAAATCGAAATGTTCTGCACCGGCAGCCAGTAGAGCCCCGACCACTGTGATCCCGGAAATGGCATTCGAGCCGGACATCAGGGGCGTATGCAGGGTCGGCGGAATCTTGGTGATGACTTCCACACCCACAATCACCGCCAGAACAAAGATCGTGAGGGCCGCGATCAGGGAGCCGGCACCGGTACTTGCAACAGCCGGGGCGTCTGCGGTCTCGGCCAGCAGCAGCGTCAGGTGGATGGGCATCGTTCGTATCCTGTTCGTTTCGTACTGCTTTGCAGCATCGCGTCGCGTCAGCAGTCGCTGTATGTCGAGTCAGTCGCCTTCGGAAAGCCGGTAGGTGTCGGCAGGCGGCTCGTCATCGCTCTGCGACGCCGATCCGGATTGTGCCGCATCCGTATCTTCGAGTTCAGGGAGACTGTCGGCGCCCTCGGGGGGCGGTTGTGATCCTGCAGCCGACGGATCGGCCGCGGCCTGTTCCTCTTCTTCGAGCGGCGGCAGACCGGCCAGTTCGCGGACGAACGGGTGCACGCATTTGCCTCCCCGCGTCACCAGCGTTCCCGCAATGACTTCGTCCGTCAGATCGAGCACGACCTTGCCGTCCTTCACCAGCGACTTCAGAAATGTCGTGACATTGTTCGAATACATCTGGCTGGCGTGCCGGGGAATGTCCGACGGAATGTTCAGCGGTCCGAGGATCGTCACATCGTGCGCCTCGACCACTTCGCCGGCCTTTGTCAGTTCGCAGTTGCCTCCCCGTTCCGCCGCGAGATCGACGATGGCCGATCCGGGCGGCATCGCCTGCACCATCTCCTCGGTAATGAGAATGGGGGCCTTCTTGCCGGGGATGGCCGCGGTGGTGATAACGACGTCACACTCGGCGACGACCCGCAGCATCATTTCCCGCTGTTTGCGGTAGAATTCCTCGTCCATTTCGCGGGCATAGCCACCCTTCCCCTCGGCCGCTTCGAGTTCCATCTCGACGAACTTCGCGCCGAGGCTCTCCACCTGCTCCTTCACGGCGGGACGAACATCGTAGCCCAGCACGACGGCTCCGAGACGCTTGGCGGTGGCGATGGCCTGAAGTCCCGCAACACCGGCACCGACGACGAACACCCGTGCCGGAGCCAGCGTGCCCGCGGCGGTCATCATCATCGGAAACATCTGCGGCAGCTGGTTGGCGGCCAGCAGAACCGCCTTGTAGCCGGCAATCGTCGCCATCGACGACAGGACGTCCATGCTCTGGGCCCGCGTGATGCGAGGGACCAGTTCGAGCGAGAAGATCATCGCCCCCCGGTCGGCGCTGTTGACCATTGCCTGCGGGTCGGACAGCGGATCGCACATGGCGATCAGGAACTGCCCCTCACGAAGCTTCTCCAGGTCCGCCTGCCCGGTGGCCGGATTGCTCGCGGCTGCCCGCACCTGGACCAGCAGGTCGGCAGTCGAGAAGACCTCGTCGCGACTGGCGGCGATCCGCGCACCGGCGTCCACGTAGGCCTGGTCCGGGTAGCCCGCCGCCAGCCCTGCCTGAGATTCCACGAGCAGTTCGGCTCCGAGCCGGGTCAGGGGTTTGACCGCAGTCGGGACCAGACCGACCCGCCGCTCACCCGGAAACGTTTCCCTGGGAACACCGATAATCACGCTTGGCACCTCGGACGTTTCTGCGTTGAAGTGGTGAGAGACCGGCCGCCATCCTAGCCGGATCGAAACCGATCGTCGACAAACCGACCCACCCGATCGGCACGAAACGGCAGATCGCCTCTCGTCATCGGAACCGGTCGTAGCGGTCAGCGAAAATGGTCAATCGGGCCGGCCCCCGCAGACGGGCTGGTGATCTTCATTTCCCGTTCACTGGGGGCGTTGCTGCAGGTAGACCTGTTGAATCAGATCTTCCACGTTCTTGAACTTTCCCTTCGCCTGAGCCGCCTGTTCGATCTTCTCGCGGGCCTCCGCCGGCGAATGCCCCAGCGCCAGCAGCGCCTCGTACCCTTCGTTGAGCACGTCCTGCCCCGTCTGGGACTCCGGTGGCACGTCGCGTTCGATCAGCAGGGCGAATTTCGCCATCTTGCGGCGAAGCTTCGCGATGATCCGCTCGGCCACGGCCGGACCGATCCCGGGCAGCGTGCTGAGGAATTTGACGTCCTGTTCCTCGATCGCTTCGGCCACTTCGTGAACCGGGCGAACCATCGCCTGCAGTGCCTTTTTGACACCGACTCCGTCCACCTGACAGATCATGTCGAAGAAGTCCCGTTCGGCCTTGTGAAGGAAGCCGATCAGCCGGGGCGTCAGCCGGCCTCCCTTCTGTACGTTTCCGTCGAGGAATTCGATCGTCCTCAGGCTGACTTCGCGGTCGACCTGGGACTGCAGTTGCCTGCGGACGAAATCGGGCACGAAGACTTCGTATTCGAAGGCGCCGGCCGCGATCGTGGCTTCGGTTCCCGAGAGTTCGACAAGTGTTCCGGTAATCCTGGTGATCACATCCCTGCTCCTCTGGCCCTGACAGAACGGCGGCGGGCTCGCGATGGTCCTCACGCCGTCCGGCCGGTCCCTGTGACTGCTGCAATCGTGGCGACTCGCCCGAGTTCCGCATGCGAATATACTGCCACGGCTTGCGAGCCCCCTGCGACCCGATACAATAGCGGCATCCGCCCGAATTCTCCTGCCCGTCGGCGGGCCCCCCGGGTGGATTTCCGCTATCACAAGTCGCTGTGCCCTGCGCCAGCGCGCCCGCCGCGACGCGTCCGACGTTCCTGCCGCGATTCCCTCCGGGATTCGTTAAGGCGGCCGGCACCGCGTCTGCATTCCCCCGAATCGGACAGCATCCGTTCGTCCCGCTAAGGTGACCGACAGTGGCCCAGCATTCGAAAGACCTGTTCGACGACGCGACGATGACCTTCGGCGAGCACCTCGAAGTGCTCCGCGTGCATCTGTTCAAGGCCCTCATCGGCCTGGTGTTCGGCGTCATCTTCGCCCTGTTTTTCGGTACGCAGATCATCGCCATCATCCGCAAGCCGATTGACGATGCGCTCGAGTACCACGCCCAGCTGACCGGCGAGGAACTGAACGTCGAAGACGACCTGGAGACCGTCCAGGAAACCGACTGGTGGGCCTATTTCCTCGAGCAGATGGGGTTCCGCAAGCCCGCCGGCGACGGCGAACTGCCGGGAGACGAACCTCTTGAAGATGGTGACGGGACCGGGACGCCTGTCGATCCCGCCGAGAGCCCCGACCTCGAGCCGGCCGTCGAACTGGGGGCGCCCGAAATTGAAATTGCCGTCCGCCCGGGCGATCTGCTCCAGGCACTCCATGAGGCGGACCCGGAGAACTTCCCGGCACCGGCCGACGACCTTCCTGCGCGGCGGATCCGGCTGATCGTCGCCGCCCCGGAGTTCGCGGAGTTCAAATCGGTTGCCGAACGGTCCCGTCAGGCCGTGACGCTGAACGTTCAGGAGGCCTTCATGACCTACCTGAAGGTGTCGCTGATCGCCGGACTGGTGATTACCAGCCCCTGGGTCTTCTTCCAGATCTGGCAGTTCGTGGCCGCGGGCCTGTACAAGAACGAGCGGAAATTCGTCTACATCTACGGCACGCTGAGTCTGTTTCTGTTCGTGCTGGGAGTGGTGTTCTGCTTCTTCCTGGTCTTCCCGTTCGTGCTCGACTTCCTGCTCGGCTTCAACCGGATGATGAAGATCGTGCCACAGATCCGCCTGTCGGAGTGGATCAGCTTCGCGATCATCCTGCCGCTGATGTTCGGGCTGAGCTTCCAGTTGCCGCTGGTGATGAAGTTCCTGCAGGCAATTTCGATCTTTGAGGTGAACGATTACCGGTCGAAGCGTCGACTGGCCGTGCTGGTGATCGCGACACTGTCGATGTTTCTGACGCCCGCCGACCCGATGAGCATGCTGCTGATGATGTGTCCGCTGGTGGTTCTCTACGAACTGGGGATCGTGCTGTGTCGCATGTCGGGTGGTGGTAACCCGTTTGGCGCCGAGCCGGCCTGATTCGACCTTGAAGGTTCGTCCTGAGGACCTCTAATCTGACCAGAGGAAAGACTGGCTGGTCGAGGTCCCTGAGCGATGGCCCTGGTGATACGCACACCCGTACCGGATCGACGTTCCGAGGGATTGAGCCGGCAGGCACGCCGGTTCTTTCTGATCGGGATCGGCGCGATCTCGGTTGCGGCCGGTCTGGCGTGGGTGACGATCCGGCTGGCCGGTGCGGGGCTTCAGGGGGCTTTTCCTGTCTTTCCGCCGCCGTTTATCGCGAGTACGCTGCTGCTCGTCTTCGGCAGCGTGGCGATGCACCGGGCTGTGCATTACGTGAGGTACGAGCGGCAGCGGCTGTTTCGCCGCTGGTTGCTGGTCGCACTGGGGACGGGCGTGCTGTTCATGGCGGCGCAGCTGGTCGGCCTGTGGATGATGCTGCCGCATGAGCGGGGACCGGCCAGCACGTCGCTGGGAGCCACGCCGTTTGTAATGGTTCTGACGGTACTGCATGCCCTGCACTTCTTCGTTGCGGTACTGGCTGTCGTCTTTGTCGCTTCAAAGGCACTGGACCACCGTTACGACCACGAGTATCACTGGGGGGTCACCTTCACGGCGTGGTTCTGGCATTTCCTTGGCGTTGTGTGGTTGGGAATCCTCGCCGTATTCGCCATCATCTGGTGACCAGTCAACGCCAACGGTCCGTTCCCCCTTTGCA
This region includes:
- a CDS encoding type III pantothenate kinase, whose product is MSSDVLTLLAIDAGNTRIKCGLFRVEPEASRVLPECAGQWAFATGAAVDPAAIGVTDPATPAIITGSNPAEVERIVAEWPVTLPQPLRLSDRSSLPLKIDVDFPEKVGIDRLLNAIAANQIRSEGEPAILIDSGTATTIDYVNADGTFCGGAILPGFELCARALNQYTALLPHIPMHELLARESLPDEVGRNTEAAITSGLYWGHVGAVNGLLRRQMHLAGRELEETGGPAAMTGGPLVLLTGGAATLLQPHMPSIVRYEPHLSLQGLAFVAASQHRAVATD
- a CDS encoding NAD(P)(+) transhydrogenase (Re/Si-specific) subunit beta, producing MNRTWIDLAYLVAAVLFIFGLKGLTRPRTAVRGNLTGACAMLLAVIVTLFDQQVLTFGTILTGIVIGGAIGALFATRVKMEQMPEMVALFNGFGGVASTLVAGAEFLRTDDATTDVAIATAASGLIGTVTLSGSLVAFAKLAEFKFMKKVKPLPMSNIVNGVLGLVALLLCGLLVANPATDTYYWLIVLVALGLGYSLTIAIGGADMPVVIALLNSYSGLAAAATGFVLQNNVLIISGSLVGASGIILTMIMCDAMNRSLPAVLFGTLGPSADTKSADEVYTNVKSTSAEEVAMLLDVARRVVIVPGYGMAVAQAQHSVRDLANLLMERGMEVEFGIHPVAGRMPGHMNVLLAEADIPYDLLKEMDDINSTMEQTDVCIVIGANDTVNPDARTNPNSPIAGMPIINVDKARTSVVIKRSLSPGFAGIPNPLFSADNALMLFGDGKDAVTDIITAIKEG
- a CDS encoding NAD(P) transhydrogenase subunit alpha: MPIHLTLLLAETADAPAVASTGAGSLIAALTIFVLAVIVGVEVITKIPPTLHTPLMSGSNAISGITVVGALLAAGAEHFDFAKFLGLMAVILATVNVVGGFMVTHRMLGKFQRRD
- a CDS encoding Re/Si-specific NAD(P)(+) transhydrogenase subunit alpha, encoding MIIGVPRETFPGERRVGLVPTAVKPLTRLGAELLVESQAGLAAGYPDQAYVDAGARIAASRDEVFSTADLLVQVRAAASNPATGQADLEKLREGQFLIAMCDPLSDPQAMVNSADRGAMIFSLELVPRITRAQSMDVLSSMATIAGYKAVLLAANQLPQMFPMMMTAAGTLAPARVFVVGAGVAGLQAIATAKRLGAVVLGYDVRPAVKEQVESLGAKFVEMELEAAEGKGGYAREMDEEFYRKQREMMLRVVAECDVVITTAAIPGKKAPILITEEMVQAMPPGSAIVDLAAERGGNCELTKAGEVVEAHDVTILGPLNIPSDIPRHASQMYSNNVTTFLKSLVKDGKVVLDLTDEVIAGTLVTRGGKCVHPFVRELAGLPPLEEEEQAAADPSAAGSQPPPEGADSLPELEDTDAAQSGSASQSDDEPPADTYRLSEGD
- the ruvA gene encoding Holliday junction branch migration protein RuvA, encoding MITRITGTLVELSGTEATIAAGAFEYEVFVPDFVRRQLQSQVDREVSLRTIEFLDGNVQKGGRLTPRLIGFLHKAERDFFDMICQVDGVGVKKALQAMVRPVHEVAEAIEEQDVKFLSTLPGIGPAVAERIIAKLRRKMAKFALLIERDVPPESQTGQDVLNEGYEALLALGHSPAEAREKIEQAAQAKGKFKNVEDLIQQVYLQQRPQ
- the tatC gene encoding twin-arginine translocase subunit TatC, producing MAQHSKDLFDDATMTFGEHLEVLRVHLFKALIGLVFGVIFALFFGTQIIAIIRKPIDDALEYHAQLTGEELNVEDDLETVQETDWWAYFLEQMGFRKPAGDGELPGDEPLEDGDGTGTPVDPAESPDLEPAVELGAPEIEIAVRPGDLLQALHEADPENFPAPADDLPARRIRLIVAAPEFAEFKSVAERSRQAVTLNVQEAFMTYLKVSLIAGLVITSPWVFFQIWQFVAAGLYKNERKFVYIYGTLSLFLFVLGVVFCFFLVFPFVLDFLLGFNRMMKIVPQIRLSEWISFAIILPLMFGLSFQLPLVMKFLQAISIFEVNDYRSKRRLAVLVIATLSMFLTPADPMSMLLMMCPLVVLYELGIVLCRMSGGGNPFGAEPA
- a CDS encoding cytochrome c oxidase subunit 3 gives rise to the protein MALVIRTPVPDRRSEGLSRQARRFFLIGIGAISVAAGLAWVTIRLAGAGLQGAFPVFPPPFIASTLLLVFGSVAMHRAVHYVRYERQRLFRRWLLVALGTGVLFMAAQLVGLWMMLPHERGPASTSLGATPFVMVLTVLHALHFFVAVLAVVFVASKALDHRYDHEYHWGVTFTAWFWHFLGVVWLGILAVFAIIW